Proteins found in one Lates calcarifer isolate ASB-BC8 linkage group LG8, TLL_Latcal_v3, whole genome shotgun sequence genomic segment:
- the LOC108895092 gene encoding LOW QUALITY PROTEIN: uncharacterized protein LOC108895092 (The sequence of the model RefSeq protein was modified relative to this genomic sequence to represent the inferred CDS: deleted 1 base in 1 codon) has product MIGRLAALILLSTVSLIQTTEVSQQISLTVVEPGDNVTLICPVADIGGKFFNLYKQSLGRTMYKVAAGVLGAITVNEQFKDSRFTVTKDEAQYLLTIRNVSKEDEATYFCQNGTAYSQTFGSGTFLAVNDQNQQKHVYVKQSPETASVQLGDPMTLQCLLLSKNKETRVQCPGEHSVHWFRAGSGGSHPGIIYTQRNRSDEEEERSCVYSLSKTIQDSDSGTYYCAVVTCGEILFGEGTKVETNSGSELDPVVLVLGGLLTCCVIVIVILIFCVIQRGICDHCKGAMSASHHYGHERSTGDRSDNLEGEAESVNYAALNFSARNTKRVKKTSGSPQECLYSAVQQNRADHHIQHQPSS; this is encoded by the exons ATGATCGGAAGACTGGCTGCTTTGATTCTTCTTAGTACAGTGT ctctgaTTCAAACTACAGAGGTTTCTCAGCAGATCTCTTTGACTGTGGTTGAACCTGGTGACAATGTTACTTTGATATGTCCAGTCGCGGACATAGGAGGCAAATTCTTTAATTTGTATAAACAGTCTCTTGGACGTACAATGTATAAAGTTGCTGCAGGAGTACTTGGTGCAATTACTGTTAATGAACAATTTAAAGACTCACGTTTCACGGTAACAAAAGATGAGGCTCAGTATCTTCTTACCATCAGAAATGTCAGCAAAGAGGATGAAGCAACATATTTCTGTCAAAATGGAACAGCATATTCACAGACTTTCGGCAGTGGCACGTTCTTGGCTGTGAACG ATCAGAATCAGCAGAAACACGTCTATGTGAAACAAAGTCCAGAGACAGCATCAGTCCAGCTGGGAGACCCAATGACTCTCCAGTGTTTACTTCTCTCCAAgaacaaagaaaccagagtccAGTGTCCAGGTGAACACAGTGTGCACTGGTTCAGAGCTGGATCAGGAGGATCTCATCCAGGAATCATTTACACTCAGAGGAACAGGagtgatgaagaagaagaaaggagctGTGTCTACAGTTTGTCTAAAACTATACAGGACTCTGATTCTGGGACTTACTACTGTGCC GTGGTCACATGTGGAGAGATCCTGTTTGGTGAAGGAACTAAGGTGGAGACAA attCAGGATCAGAACTGGACCCAGTTGTCCTTGTGCTTGGAGGACTGTTGACCTgctgtgtgattgtgattgtcatccttattttctgtgtaattcaGAGAGGAATTTGTGATCATTGCAAAG GAGCAATGAGTGCTTCCCATCACTATGGACATGAGAGATCAACTGGAGATCGATCAGATAATTTg gaagGTGAAGCAGAGTCAGTGAACTATGCAGCACTGAATTTCTCTGCAAGGAACACAAAGAGGGTTAAGAAGACGAGTGGGTCACCACAGGAGTGTTTGTACTCTGCTGtacaacaaaacagagcagatcACCACATCCAGCATCAACCCTCTTCATAG
- the LOC108895059 gene encoding uncharacterized protein LOC108895059, with protein sequence MSDGCTGKQIELKTVRVGDDVHLTCPRIGSGTLFWIRLVSGNLPKILGKTYSYEPDPRITATEGHGTFDLHIGKAKLSDAAVYYCVKTQQGELIFLEGTDLRVEGPQPVTTAVPTSNPVHPEDFVTLQCSVLSDSENKTHLEEKCMYCFRAGSHQSLPSFNYTQGDSVYENEMNPEGVSTKKCIHSFLKNISCSDAGTYHCAVAKCGERFSENERKLDVEAVNIWDSHRVNTLLLLLCVALAITLIALAFLIHSIKAYDCCNGKGTFLIRCFTWKELTSFDSH encoded by the exons ATGTCAGATG GATGCACAGGCAAGCAGATTGAGCTGAAGACTGTTCGTGTTGGAGATGATGTACACCTGACATGTCCCCGCATAGGTTCAGGAACCTTGTTTTGGATCAGGCTTGTTTCGGGAAACCTTCCTAAAATCTTAGGAAAAACATATAGCTACGAGCCTGATCCTCGCATTACAGCCACTGAGGGGCATGGAACATTTGATCTGCATATTGGAAAAGCAAAGCTAAGTGATGCGGCAGTTTActactgtgtgaaaacacaacaaggagaattaatatttttagaaGGAACAGACCTGAGAGTTGAAG GACCACAACCTGTTACCACTGCAGTCCCTACATCTAATCCAGTCCACCCAGAAGACTTTGTGACTCTCCAGTGTTCAGTCCTTTCAGACTCTGAGAACAAAACACATCTAGAAGAAAAGTGCATGTACTGTTTTAGAGCTGGATCACATCAGTCTCTCCCAAGTTTTAATTATACTCAAGGAGACAGtgtttatgaaaatgaaatgaacccAGAGGGAGTCTCAACAAAGAAATGTATCCACAGCTTCTTGAAGAACATCAGCTGCTCTGATGCTGGGACTTATCACTGTGCTGTGGCCAAATGTGGAGAGAGATtctctgaaaatgaaagaaaactggATGTTGAAG CAGTCAACATATGGGATTCTCACAGGGTCAACACACTTTTGCTTCTCTTGTGTGTTGCTTTAGCTATAACTCTGATTGCTTTAGCTTTCCTCATTCATTCCATAAAGGCTTATGATTGTTGCAATGGTAAGGGAACATTTCTTATACGTTGTTTTACTTGGAAAGAGTTAACTTCATTTGATTCACATTAG
- the LOC108895082 gene encoding uncharacterized protein LOC108895082, translated as MRQDISCAREGRCTTMFGQLAALILLSGASLIQTAEVSQQIPLTVVEVGDNLNLKCPVFGDETRLFYWYKQNFGYMVQTVAAGTFDKLTLEGQFDNPRFKVTKVGDHYSLIIRNVSKEDEATYFCQTGSAYKMKFTKGTILAVNDHKNRPISIYMKQKPETESVQLGDPVTLQCSLLSKSNETSVQCPGEHSVHWFRAGIEGSDFGIVYTHSSRSDEQEERSCVYSLSKTIQDSSDTGTYYCAVVTCGQILFGEGTKVETGQEGQEWSPVVIVLGVLLALCVIVISILLFARE; from the exons ATGAGACAAGACATCAGTTGTGCAAGAGAGGGACGTTGTACCACAATGTTCGGACAACTAGCTGCTTTGATTCTTCTTAGTGGAGCAT CTCTGATTCAAACTGCAGAGGTTTCTCAGCAGATCCCTCTGACTGTGGTTGAAGTTGGTGACAATTTGAATCTGAAATGTCCAGTCTTTGGGGATGAAACCAGGTTGTTTTACTGGTACAAGCAAAATTTTGGATATATGGTCCAAACAGTGGCTGCGGGGACTTTTGACAAATTAACACTTGAAGGACAATTTGACAACCCAAGATTCAAAGTCACAAAAGTGGGTGATCATTATTCTCTAATCATAAGGAATGTAAGCAAAGAAGATGAGGCAACATACTTCTGTCAAACAGGATCAGcatataaaatgaaattcacAAAAGGCACAATATTGGCTGTGAATG atcaTAAAAATCGTCCAATATCGATTTATATGAAGCAAAAACCGGAGACTGAGTCAGTCCAGCTGGGAGACCCAGTGACTCTCCAGTGTTCACTTCTCTCCAAGAGCAACGAAACCAGCGTCCAGTGTCCAGGTGAACACAGTGTGCACTGGTTCAGAGCTGGAATAGAAGGATCAGATTTTGGCATCGTTTacactcacagcagcaggagtgaTGAACAAGAGGAAAGGAGCTGTGTCTACAGTTTGTCCAAAACTATACAGGACTCCTCTGACACTGGGACTTACTACTGTGCTGTGGTCACATGTGGACAAATCCTGTTTGGTGAAGGAACTAAAGTGGAGACAG GACAAGAGGGACAAGAATGGAGCCCAGTTGTCATTGTGCTCGGTGTACTGTTGgctctgtgtgtgattgttatTTCCATCCTTCTTTTCGCAAGAGAGTAA
- the LOC108895081 gene encoding uncharacterized protein LOC108895081 isoform X3 has product MTERLAALILLSTVSLIQTAEVPQQISVNVVEVGGNVTLQCQISEKEGQFFNWYRQTPGYMVQTVAKGTYSKQTLTGQFDNSRFKVTEGEAEYLLTINNVTKEDEATYFCQSGAAYSQSFVNGTYLAVNDQNQQKSVHVKQSPETASVQLGEPVTLQCSLLSKNKETRVQCPGEHSVHWFRAGSGGSHPGIIYTQRNRCDEQEERSCVYSLSKTIQDSSDSGTYYCAVVTCGEILFGEGTKVETTPQLDPVDFVLGGLLACSLAVITVLVFCLNQRRACKNCKGSTSATHNPGHDKLAVDQSTDLDGDGEAVNYVALNFSSRRVKRGKIQRESPQECVYSDVRANHHPSH; this is encoded by the exons ATGACCGAAAGACTGGCTGCTTTGATTCTTCTTAGTACAGTGT cTCTGATTCAAACTGCAGAGGTTCCTCAGCAGATTTCAGTAAATGTGGTTGAAGTTGGTGGGAATGTGACTTTGCAGTGTCAAATCTCTGAGAAGGAAGGTCAGTTCTTTAACTGGTACAGGCAGACTCCTGGATATATGGTCCAAACAGTTGCTAAAGGAACTTATTCCAAGCAAACGCTGACTGGACAATTTGATAATTCACGTTTCAAAGTCACAGAAGGGGAGGCTGAGTATCTTCTTACCATCAACAATGTAACCAAAGAGGATGAAGCAACATATTTCTGTCAAAGTGGAGCAGCGTATTCACAGAGCTTTGTTAATGGCACCTATCTGGCTGTGAACG ATCAGAATCAGCAGAAATCTGTCCACGTGAAACAAAGTCCAGAGACAGCATCAGTCCAACTGGGGGAGCCAGTGACTCTCCAGTGTTCACTTCTCTCCAAgaacaaagaaaccagagtccAGTGTCCAGGTGAACACAGTGTGCACTGGTTCAGAGCTGGATCAGGAGGATCTCATCCAGGAATCATTTACACTCAGAGGAACAGATGTGATGAACAAGAGGAAAGGAGCTGTGTCTACAGTTTGTCTAAAACTATACAGGACTCCTCTGATTCTGGGACTTACTACTGTGCTGTGGTCACATGTGGAGAGATCCTGTTTGGTGAAGGAACTAAAGTTGAGACAA CACCACAACTGGACCCAGTTGACTTTGTGCTTGGAGGACTGCTGGCCTGCAGTCTGGCTGTGATCACTGTCCTTGTTTTCTGCTTGAATCAAAGGAGAGCTTGTAAAAATTGCAAAG GATCAACAAGTGCCACACACAACCCTGGACATGACAAGTTGGCAGTTGATCAATCAACTGACCTG GATGGTGATGGAGAAGCAGTGAACTATGTAGCACTGAATTTCTCCTCGAGGAGAGTGAAAAGAGGGAAGATTCAGAGAGAGTCACCACAGGAGTGTGTGTACTCTGATGTGAGAGCAAACCATCACCCATCGCACTAA
- the LOC108895081 gene encoding uncharacterized protein LOC108895081 isoform X2 yields MTERLAALILLSTVSLIQTAEVPQQISVNVVEVGGNVTLQCQISEKEGQFFNWYRQTPGYMIQTVAKGTYSKQTLTGQFDNSRFKVTEGEAEYLLTINNVTKEDEATYFCQSGAAYSQSFVNGTYLAVNDQNQQKSVHVKQSPETASVQLGEPVTLQCSLLSKNKETRVQCPGEHSVHWFRAGSGGSHPGIIYTQRNRCDEQEERSCVYSLSKTIQDSSDSGTYYCAVVTCGEILFGEGTKVETTPQLDPVDFVLGGLLACSLAVITVLVFCLNQRRACKNCKGSTSATHNPGHDKLAVDQSTDLDGDGEAVNYVALNFSSRRVKRGKIQRESPQECVYSDVRANHHPSH; encoded by the exons ATGACCGAAAGACTGGCTGCTTTGATTCTTCTTAGTACAGTGT cTCTGATTCAAACTGCAGAGGTTCCTCAGCAGATTTCAGTAAATGTGGTTGAAGTTGGTGGGAATGTGACTTTGCAGTGTCAAATCTCTGAGAAGGAAGGTCAGTTCTTTAACTGGTACAGGCAGACTCCTGGATATATGATCCAAACAGTTGCTAAAGGAACTTATTCCAAGCAAACGCTGACTGGACAATTTGATAATTCACGTTTCAAAGTCACAGAAGGGGAGGCTGAGTATCTTCTTACCATCAACAATGTAACCAAAGAGGATGAAGCAACATATTTCTGTCAAAGTGGAGCAGCATATTCACAGAGCTTTGTTAATGGCACCTATCTGGCTGTGAACG ATCAGAATCAGCAGAAATCTGTCCACGTGAAACAAAGTCCAGAGACAGCATCAGTCCAACTGGGGGAGCCAGTGACTCTCCAGTGTTCACTTCTCTCCAAgaacaaagaaaccagagtccAGTGTCCAGGTGAACACAGTGTGCACTGGTTCAGAGCTGGATCAGGAGGATCTCATCCAGGAATCATTTACACTCAGAGGAACAGATGTGATGAACAAGAGGAAAGGAGCTGTGTCTACAGTTTGTCTAAAACTATACAGGACTCCTCTGATTCTGGGACTTACTACTGTGCTGTGGTCACATGTGGAGAGATCCTGTTTGGTGAAGGAACTAAAGTTGAGACAA CACCACAACTGGACCCAGTTGACTTTGTGCTTGGAGGACTGCTGGCCTGCAGTCTGGCTGTGATCACTGTCCTTGTTTTCTGCTTGAATCAAAGGAGAGCTTGTAAAAATTGCAAAG GATCAACAAGTGCCACACACAACCCTGGACATGACAAGTTGGCAGTTGATCAATCAACTGACCTG GATGGTGATGGAGAAGCAGTGAACTATGTAGCACTGAATTTCTCCTCGAGGAGAGTGAAAAGAGGGAAGATTCAGAGAGAGTCACCACAGGAGTGTGTGTACTCTGATGTGAGAGCAAACCATCACCCATCGCACTAA
- the LOC108895080 gene encoding uncharacterized protein LOC108895080 — protein MILLWITLLLLHQGYALISVTTAQLGEPVTLSCFFPESEYSNTRIKWYKQTIGDTLLLITTLMKATAYPTFEEGFPSSRFNVNHTTTSSILTILRTVQEDEAMYHCAVTTWSKDQWSGVYLSFKGSFQKMLNYTVVQWPTVSDPVHPGDSMTFQCSVLSDSEKSSCSAVHSVHWFGVRSDKSLPHIIYADGNRPYECDKRPDARSPPKSCVYRFSKTVSSSDAGTYYCAVDMCGEILFGNGSKLDIEGTNLWSFGGLLRDSMMLYLLCALFTISVIVTSLLIYTIKKNQCDYCNAAVSLQENVAKKIFMRDEKDTWIYSAVVFTMMKTGNGRTMDAKAVDREKIYAAVKAYGLD, from the exons ATGATTCTTTTATGGATTACACTGCTTCTTCTCCATCAAGGAT ATGCACTGATCTCAGTGACAACAGCTCAACTTGGTGAACCTGTGACCTTATCATGTTTTTTCCCTGAATCAGAGTATAGCAATACACGTATCAAGTGGTACAAACAAACTATTGGTGACACACTTTTATTAATTACTACACTGATGAAAGCTACTGCATATCCTACATTTGAAGAAGGGTTCCCTTCCTCTCGATTTAATGTAAACCATACCACGACCTCAAGTATTCTGACCATTCTGAGGACGGTCCAAGAAGATGAGGCAATGTATCACTGTGCAGTCACTACCTGGAGTAAGGATCAGTGGAGTGGAGTATATTTGTCCTTTAAAG GAAGCTTTCAGAAGATGTTGAACTATACTGTTGTTCAGTGGCCGACAGTATCTGATCCAGTCCATCCAGGAGACTCGATGACTTTCCAGTGTTCagtcctctctgactctgagaaGTCGTCCTGCTCAGCTGTTCACAGTGTGCACTGGTTTGGAGTCCGATCAGATAAATCTCTCCCACACATAATTTATGCTGATGGAAATAGACCTTATGAATGTGACAAAAGACCTGATGCACGTTCTCCTCCAAAGAGCTGTGTTTATCGCTTCTCTAAGACTGTCAGCTCCTCTGATGCAGGGACTTATTACTGTGCTGTGGACATGTGTGGAGAGATATTATTTGGAAATGGATCAAAACTGGACATTGAAG GAACCAACTTGTGGTCCTTTGGTGGTTTACTAAGGGACAGTATGATGCTGTATCTCCTGTGTGCTCTCTTCACCATAAGTGTGATTGTTACATCCCTCCTCATTTACACCATCAAGAAAAACCAGTGTGATTATTGCAATG ctgctgtttccctGCAAGAAAATGTTGCAAAAAAGATTTTCATG AGAGATGAGAAGGACACATGGATTTACTCAGCTGTTGTCTTTACCATGATGAAAACTGGGAATGGTAGAACAATGGATGCAAAAGcagtggacagagagaagatCTACGCTGCTGTCAAGGCTTATGGGCTGGATTAG